From the genome of Haloferax mediterranei ATCC 33500, one region includes:
- a CDS encoding NAD-dependent succinate-semialdehyde dehydrogenase, whose amino-acid sequence MDSVNPATGERIGTYEADSTAVVESKLETAAETFVEWRERPLREREELLAAAGDVLRENEERYATLMTREMGKPISQARAEVQKCAWACDHYAEYASAYLEPEHHPSPPGTKVKTVHEPLGPVLAVMPWNYPFWQVIRFAAPYITAGNVGLLKHASNVPGCAQALEEVFLEAGYPEGAFQSLMVGSEKVDSVIEDDRVRAVTLTGSGPAGRAVAETAGKNLKKTVLELGGSDPFIVLDDADLDAAVETGVLARNQNNGQSCIAAKRFIVHEAVYETYVDRLVSAFADQTIGDPMDTETDIGPQADPDLMAGLHEQVTASVEAGATVRTGGEPLDRTGAYYPPTVLTDIPAGCPADTEELFGPVAAVYKVSDAEEAVDVANDTRFGLGASIWTADRERGERLANRIDAGCVYVNQLTKSDPRVPFGGIGDSGYGRELSGPGIREFVNRKTVWVE is encoded by the coding sequence ATGGACTCCGTTAATCCTGCGACGGGAGAGCGAATCGGGACGTACGAAGCGGACAGTACAGCGGTGGTCGAGTCAAAGCTCGAAACCGCCGCTGAAACGTTCGTTGAGTGGCGCGAACGACCGCTTCGTGAGCGAGAGGAACTCCTCGCCGCTGCTGGCGACGTACTTCGCGAGAACGAAGAGCGGTATGCGACGTTGATGACTCGTGAGATGGGAAAACCCATCTCCCAGGCACGTGCGGAAGTACAGAAATGTGCGTGGGCGTGTGACCACTATGCTGAATATGCGAGTGCCTATCTCGAACCGGAGCACCACCCGAGTCCGCCCGGAACGAAAGTAAAGACCGTCCACGAACCGCTTGGTCCGGTACTGGCGGTGATGCCGTGGAATTACCCGTTCTGGCAGGTCATTCGATTCGCCGCTCCGTACATCACTGCTGGTAACGTTGGGTTGCTCAAACACGCCTCGAACGTCCCGGGATGTGCACAGGCGCTCGAAGAGGTCTTTCTCGAAGCGGGCTACCCGGAAGGGGCCTTCCAAAGCCTCATGGTCGGGTCTGAGAAGGTCGACAGTGTCATCGAAGATGACCGAGTCCGCGCTGTGACACTTACCGGAAGTGGGCCTGCTGGACGCGCGGTCGCGGAGACGGCTGGCAAAAACCTGAAAAAAACGGTGCTTGAACTCGGGGGAAGCGACCCGTTCATCGTCCTCGACGATGCCGACCTCGATGCTGCCGTCGAGACCGGTGTTCTGGCCCGGAATCAGAACAATGGGCAGTCGTGTATCGCCGCGAAACGCTTTATCGTCCACGAAGCGGTCTACGAGACATACGTTGACCGACTCGTGAGTGCCTTTGCGGACCAGACGATTGGCGACCCGATGGACACAGAAACAGATATTGGTCCACAGGCGGACCCAGACCTGATGGCTGGCCTCCACGAACAAGTGACTGCCAGCGTCGAAGCTGGTGCAACTGTTCGTACGGGTGGTGAACCGCTTGACCGTACAGGCGCATATTACCCTCCCACGGTGCTGACGGACATCCCCGCAGGGTGTCCAGCCGATACGGAAGAACTGTTCGGGCCAGTCGCAGCGGTGTACAAAGTTAGTGATGCCGAGGAAGCAGTCGACGTGGCCAACGACACGCGATTCGGTCTCGGGGCGAGTATTTGGACGGCTGATAGAGAACGTGGCGAACGTCTGGCGAATCGGATTGACGCTGGATGCGTCTACGTGAACCAACTGACCAAATCTGACCCTCGTGTTCCGTTCGGCGGAATCGGTGACTCGGGATACGGCCGTGAACTCTCCGGACCCGGTATTCGAGAGTTCGTCAATCGCAAGACCGTTTGGGTGGAATAG
- a CDS encoding IclR family transcriptional regulator, producing MTKQSRSNRPVTTTESSIQILQRLKDNPGRTLDELTEELDMARSTIHRHLLTLEDNDLLFRENGQFYLSLWLLDFGISARDRISFFDVARKQVDRLAEETGEKVWLVAKEGDYSVHLYKASGASPLETSARVGQRRHLHQLAAGKAILAYLPEEESQGIIDRQGLVEATGQTITDREALFEELAEIRERGYAFNLGESIEGLNAVGAPIRDEEGMPVGGISISGPANRVKGGLLKDELPDKLLATIDEIHINIRYGGSR from the coding sequence ATGACTAAACAATCCCGTTCGAATCGTCCGGTAACCACGACGGAGTCATCGATTCAAATCTTGCAACGACTAAAGGACAACCCGGGCCGCACGCTCGATGAACTCACCGAGGAACTCGACATGGCTCGCAGTACTATCCATCGACATCTCCTCACTCTCGAGGACAATGACCTGCTCTTCAGAGAGAACGGGCAGTTCTATCTCAGCCTCTGGCTCTTAGACTTCGGAATCAGCGCTCGTGACCGCATCTCGTTTTTCGATGTCGCCCGAAAACAGGTCGACCGCTTAGCTGAAGAGACCGGGGAGAAAGTCTGGCTCGTCGCGAAGGAGGGAGACTATAGCGTTCACTTGTACAAAGCCTCGGGTGCGAGTCCGTTAGAGACGTCTGCCCGTGTTGGCCAACGTCGGCATCTCCACCAACTCGCTGCCGGGAAGGCGATTCTGGCGTATCTTCCCGAAGAAGAAAGCCAAGGAATCATCGACCGGCAAGGGCTGGTGGAAGCAACTGGACAGACGATTACTGACAGAGAAGCGCTCTTCGAAGAGTTAGCGGAGATTCGGGAACGAGGATACGCGTTCAACCTCGGTGAATCGATTGAGGGACTGAATGCAGTTGGGGCTCCAATTCGTGACGAAGAGGGCATGCCGGTCGGTGGAATCAGTATCTCTGGCCCCGCCAATCGGGTTAAAGGAGGTCTCTTGAAAGATGAACTACCGGATAAGTTACTGGCCACAATCGACGAGATACACATCAATATCAGATACGGGGGGTCCCGCTAA
- the npdG gene encoding NADPH-dependent F420 reductase, which translates to MRIAIVGGTGDFGQGIAVRLGAHTDHELTIGSRTAEKAVDAAAAYCEIIDYRSTESISGASNDRAVSTAEIAILAVPPFHIRDTVRGLSEQLKETTLVTPAVGLAKDETGFHYRPPDEGSVTELVADVAPDETPVVGAFHNLPAGKLADLETDLDVDTLVVGNDPDARGRVASLAEEIEGITAYEAGPITNASEIEGITPLLINLARYNEQLQDVGARFC; encoded by the coding sequence ATGCGAATCGCAATAGTCGGCGGTACCGGAGACTTCGGACAGGGGATTGCAGTTCGACTCGGAGCGCATACGGACCACGAGCTCACCATCGGGTCTCGAACTGCGGAGAAAGCAGTCGACGCGGCGGCAGCATACTGTGAAATCATCGATTACCGGAGTACTGAAAGTATCTCTGGGGCATCTAATGACCGTGCTGTGAGTACCGCTGAAATCGCGATACTGGCAGTTCCCCCGTTTCATATCCGGGATACGGTTCGCGGTCTCTCCGAGCAACTGAAAGAGACGACGCTCGTCACACCTGCTGTCGGACTTGCGAAAGATGAGACTGGCTTTCATTACCGGCCTCCGGACGAAGGAAGCGTCACCGAGTTAGTTGCCGACGTAGCACCGGACGAGACCCCAGTCGTCGGTGCCTTTCACAACCTCCCGGCAGGGAAACTCGCGGACCTCGAGACGGATCTCGACGTTGACACCCTAGTCGTCGGTAACGACCCGGATGCAAGAGGAAGAGTTGCGTCACTCGCAGAAGAAATTGAGGGTATCACCGCGTATGAAGCGGGACCGATAACTAATGCTTCGGAAATTGAGGGAATAACGCCGTTGCTCATCAATCTCGCTCGGTATAATGAACAACTTCAGGATGTGGGTGCCAGATTTTGCTAA
- a CDS encoding DUF7576 family protein, translated as MNAHNKHTYRDQQTVTAAQAQQIPKPASVNVERRSIRVSLDRLSTHRCDYCGEEIEEKTRYRNVTVRDSNGEISDYAFCTEACSTSCFGGR; from the coding sequence ATGAACGCACATAACAAACACACGTATCGTGACCAACAGACGGTAACCGCTGCACAGGCACAACAGATACCGAAGCCGGCGTCTGTAAACGTTGAAAGACGGTCCATCCGAGTGTCACTAGACCGTCTTTCTACGCATCGGTGCGATTACTGCGGAGAAGAGATTGAAGAAAAGACGCGGTATCGGAATGTCACCGTCCGTGATTCTAACGGCGAGATATCCGACTACGCCTTCTGTACCGAAGCGTGTTCGACCTCTTGTTTCGGTGGACGGTAG